One Nicotiana sylvestris chromosome 12, ASM39365v2, whole genome shotgun sequence genomic window carries:
- the LOC138884280 gene encoding uncharacterized protein: MEGFQNLSSNQNFMICGKSAHKVWEDLKERFDKVNGSRVLFLHREMHNLTQETMTVADYFSKLIDLWDEFDALMPCPGCRCPESKLYAQHFEAQRLLQFLTGLNDSYAQSSQIMIMAPVPTINKAYSLFVDQESQRNLASMAQVTQLAEGLESTALYGNKGPNVTSGGYRQRKNNVHCDYLYTTKIGEPNL; this comes from the exons ATGGAAGGTTTCCAAAATCTAAGTTCGAACCAGAACTTCATGATCTGTGGGAAAAG TGCTCACAAGGTGTGGGAAGATCTAAAAGAAAGATTTGACAAAGTGAATGGCTCTAGAGTATTGTTTCTTCATAGAGAAATGCACAATTTGACTCAAGAAACCATGACTGTGGCAGACTACTTCTCAAAACTGatagatttatgggatgagtttgATGCTCTAATGCCTTGCCCAGGGTGTCGATGTCCTGAGTCTAAGCTGTATGCTCAGCACTTTGAGGCTCAGAGATTGCTGCAGTTTCTTACTGGTTTAAATGACTCTTATGCACAGTCCAGTCAAATTATGATTATGGCTCCAGTACCTACTATTAACAAGGCCTATTCACTGTTTGTTGATCAAGAGAGTCAAAGAAATCTGGCAAGCATGGCTCAGGTTACACAGCTTGCAGAAGGTCTAGAGAGCACTGCTCTGTATGGAAACAAGGGTCCAAATGTCACCAGTGGAGGTTATAGACAAAGGAAGAACAATGTTCATTGTGACTACTTGTATACGACTAAAATCGGAGAGCCTAATTTATGA